Proteins encoded within one genomic window of Gemmobacter sp.:
- the tsaE gene encoding tRNA (adenosine(37)-N6)-threonylcarbamoyltransferase complex ATPase subunit type 1 TsaE — MTARALTFPLPDPDATGALGCWLADRLAPGDVLLLQGPIGAGKTHLARALIQHRLATDHRAEDVPSPTFTLVQVYDTSAGEIWHADLYRLSHPQEVVELGLDEAFSTALCLIEWPDRLGSLTPPQALTLTLTADGDGRLATLTGPADRLARLGPPPPP; from the coding sequence ATGACCGCCCGTGCCCTGACCTTCCCCCTGCCCGATCCCGACGCGACCGGGGCCTTGGGATGCTGGCTGGCCGACCGGCTGGCCCCCGGCGACGTGCTGTTGCTGCAAGGCCCGATCGGCGCCGGCAAGACCCATCTGGCCAGGGCGCTGATCCAGCACCGTCTGGCCACCGACCACCGGGCCGAGGATGTGCCTTCGCCCACCTTCACGCTGGTGCAGGTCTATGACACTTCGGCGGGCGAGATCTGGCACGCCGACCTTTACCGCCTGTCCCATCCGCAAGAGGTGGTGGAACTTGGCCTGGACGAGGCGTTTTCCACCGCGCTCTGCCTGATCGAATGGCCCGACCGGCTGGGCAGCCTGACCCCGCCTCAGGCCCTGACCCTGACCCTGACCGCTGATGGCGACGGCCGCCTTGCCACACTGACCGGGCCGGCCGACCGTCTGGCCCGCCTTGGACCGCCGCCCCCGCCATGA
- a CDS encoding aminoglycoside phosphotransferase family protein, giving the protein MTDRKILSDAFVAGAGWADAQRRFLAGDASARSYDRLVRGAETAVLMDAPPDRGEDVRPFVTMANHLRGLGLSAPAILAQDAANGFLLIEDLGDTLYARLLKGDPGPETAIYTAAVEVLAHLQAAPAPPGLPDHSRGFMANAAGLSQIWYARAITGQPQDATALIAAMDRAMAAHCTARPVLVLRDYHAENLLWLPGRSGLARVGLLDFQMGSMGQPEYDLISLLQDARRDVPRDLANRMIRHFAATTGADPDPTATACAVLGAQRALRILGGFTRLSLHFGKPGYVRLIPRVWAHLQHDLAHPALAEVRAAARLPDPTPGALQRITDLCGTVPTL; this is encoded by the coding sequence ATGACCGACCGCAAGATCCTTTCCGACGCTTTCGTTGCCGGTGCCGGCTGGGCCGATGCGCAGCGCCGCTTTCTGGCTGGCGATGCCTCGGCCCGCAGCTATGACCGGCTGGTGCGCGGGGCCGAAACCGCCGTGCTGATGGACGCGCCACCCGACCGGGGCGAGGATGTGCGCCCCTTTGTCACCATGGCAAATCACCTGCGCGGGCTTGGCCTGTCGGCACCGGCGATCCTGGCGCAGGATGCGGCGAACGGCTTTCTGCTGATCGAGGATCTGGGCGATACGCTCTATGCCCGGCTGCTGAAAGGCGATCCGGGGCCAGAGACCGCGATCTATACCGCCGCGGTCGAGGTTCTGGCCCATCTGCAAGCCGCCCCTGCCCCGCCGGGCCTGCCTGACCATAGCCGCGGTTTCATGGCCAATGCCGCCGGCCTGTCGCAGATCTGGTATGCGCGCGCCATCACCGGCCAGCCGCAGGATGCCACCGCCCTGATCGCCGCGATGGACCGGGCGATGGCTGCACATTGCACCGCGCGCCCGGTGCTGGTGCTGCGCGACTATCATGCGGAAAACCTGCTGTGGTTGCCGGGGCGCAGCGGGCTGGCGCGCGTGGGGCTGCTCGATTTCCAGATGGGCTCCATGGGCCAGCCGGAATACGACCTGATCTCGTTGCTGCAAGATGCCCGGCGGGATGTGCCGCGCGATCTGGCCAACCGGATGATCCGGCATTTTGCCGCCACTACCGGCGCCGACCCCGACCCCACCGCCACCGCCTGCGCCGTCCTGGGCGCCCAGCGGGCCTTGCGGATTCTGGGGGGCTTCACCCGGCTGTCGCTGCATTTCGGCAAGCCGGGCTATGTGCGGCTGATCCCCCGGGTCTGGGCGCATCTGCAACACGATCTGGCCCACCCCGCCCTGGCCGAGGTGCGGGCCGCCGCCCGCCTGCCCGACCCCACCCCCGGCGCCTTGCAAAGGATCACCGACCTGTGTGGAACCGTCCCGACTCTCTGA
- a CDS encoding nucleotidyltransferase family protein, with protein sequence MLFAAGFGTRMGALSADRPKPLIPVAGRPLIDHALALADGAGIGRIVANLHYRGDQIRAHLSGRGVLFSDEQPEILETGGGLRAALPLLGAGPVYTLNTDAVWTGDNPLETLGNAWDNGMDALLLLAPVAQTRGHGPKGDFTLHPDGRITRGGDMVYLGAQILDPSGLAAIPDRVFSLNRLWDRMIAGGRAFGALHAGLWCDVGRPEGIAEAEAMLREGGDD encoded by the coding sequence ATGCTGTTCGCGGCCGGGTTCGGCACCCGGATGGGCGCCCTGAGCGCCGACCGGCCCAAGCCGCTGATCCCCGTTGCCGGCCGCCCGCTGATCGACCATGCGCTGGCATTGGCGGATGGGGCCGGCATCGGCCGTATCGTCGCGAACCTGCATTATCGGGGCGACCAGATTCGCGCCCATCTGTCCGGGCGGGGGGTGCTGTTCAGCGATGAACAGCCCGAGATCCTGGAAACCGGCGGCGGCCTGCGCGCCGCCTTGCCGCTACTGGGCGCGGGGCCGGTCTACACGCTGAACACCGATGCGGTCTGGACGGGCGACAACCCACTGGAAACCCTGGGGAATGCCTGGGACAACGGCATGGATGCCCTGCTGCTGCTGGCCCCCGTTGCGCAGACACGCGGGCACGGGCCCAAGGGCGACTTCACCCTGCATCCCGACGGCCGGATCACCCGTGGCGGCGATATGGTGTATCTGGGCGCACAGATCCTTGATCCCTCCGGTCTGGCAGCCATCCCCGACCGGGTGTTTTCGCTCAACCGCCTGTGGGACCGGATGATTGCGGGCGGCCGGGCCTTTGGCGCGCTGCACGCCGGGCTCTGGTGCGATGTCGGCCGTCCCGAGGGTATCGCCGAGGCCGAGGCCATGCTGCGCGAGGGCGGCGATGACTGA
- a CDS encoding PD-(D/E)XK nuclease family protein: MTDSRIFGIPPGLDFAAALVAGLRDRLSGQPPEAMARATLWVNSSRMRERVRAQFTTHELLPRIRLVTELAEVLPLPGLPPPEPGLRRRLQLTQLIARLLDAEPDLAPRSALYDLADSLAALMDEMAGEGVAPEAVSALDVSDHSLHWARTQRFLGIVAPFFGPDASPQAETRRRMVAARLADLWAAHPPQGPVIVAGSTGSRGATALMMQAVAALPMGALVLPGHDFDMPLPLWDGLDNALTAEDHPQYRTRHLLDLLGESAGRITPWVATPPPAPDRNRLVSLALRPAPVTDQWLTEGAHLPDLRDATAGLSLVEAPSPRAEALAIALMLRNAGEEGRTAALVTPDRDLARQVTVALDRWGIVPDDSAGRPLALSPPGRLLRQITGLFGQRITGDRLLALLKHPLVHTGAGRGEHLRLTRDLELHLRRKGPAFPDPGFLRGWGAAQTAPDWGNWLADCIAGLDQVGTRPLADHLAHHRALAEGLAAGPMPGSGELWLENPGEVAATAFAALESEAAHGGDLAPHDYAALFDAVIAGQEVRDVITPHPFLRIQGSREARELAADLVIMGGLNDGSWPQLPPPDPWLNRQMRMKAGLLLPERRIGLSAHDFQQAIAAPQVILTRAARSDEAESVPSRWLNRLVNLMQGLPDRQGPQALAAMRARGAEWLDMARALERPAQDTPRAQRPAPAPPAGARPRELPVTGIETLIRDPYAIYAREILRFRALDPLRAEPDARLRGSVLHKVMEVFARNGDRSVHGLLAAADTVLETEVPWPAARILWRQRIARVADWFLAFEADNAGAPVLLESAGGIEVAGTGFRLTARPDRIDMLADGRLHLYDYKTGTPPSPKQQQYFNQQLTLQAAMARLGGFGRIGPSEVAAATYVGLGSTPKAEPVDVAEEVLDKAWAGLAKLIATYLDPATGYAARRAMHKHGFGSDYDQLSRFGEWTMADSAVQMPVSKEGEA; this comes from the coding sequence ATGACTGACAGCCGCATCTTCGGCATTCCCCCCGGGCTGGATTTTGCCGCCGCATTGGTCGCCGGCCTGCGGGACCGCCTGTCAGGCCAGCCGCCCGAGGCGATGGCGCGGGCCACGCTCTGGGTGAACTCGTCGCGCATGCGCGAACGGGTGCGTGCGCAATTCACGACGCATGAATTGCTGCCCCGGATCCGGCTGGTCACCGAACTGGCCGAGGTGCTGCCCCTGCCCGGTCTGCCGCCCCCCGAACCCGGCCTGCGCCGGCGGTTGCAGCTGACCCAGTTGATCGCGCGCCTGCTGGATGCCGAACCCGATCTGGCGCCGCGATCCGCGCTGTATGATCTGGCCGACAGTCTGGCCGCCCTGATGGATGAAATGGCCGGCGAAGGCGTGGCACCCGAGGCGGTTTCGGCGCTGGATGTGTCGGACCACTCGTTGCACTGGGCGCGGACGCAGCGGTTTCTGGGCATCGTCGCGCCGTTCTTTGGCCCCGATGCCAGCCCGCAGGCCGAAACGCGGCGACGCATGGTGGCGGCCCGGCTGGCCGATCTGTGGGCAGCGCATCCGCCACAGGGGCCGGTGATCGTGGCGGGGTCCACCGGATCACGCGGGGCGACGGCGCTGATGATGCAGGCGGTGGCAGCACTGCCGATGGGCGCGCTGGTGCTGCCGGGGCATGATTTCGACATGCCGCTACCGCTGTGGGATGGGCTGGACAATGCCCTGACCGCCGAGGACCACCCGCAATACCGCACCCGCCACCTGCTGGATCTGCTGGGCGAAAGCGCCGGCCGGATCACCCCATGGGTCGCCACGCCCCCCCCGGCCCCGGACCGCAACCGCCTGGTCTCGCTGGCATTGCGCCCGGCGCCGGTGACCGACCAATGGCTGACCGAAGGCGCGCATCTGCCCGACCTGCGGGACGCGACCGCCGGCCTGTCGCTGGTCGAGGCGCCAAGTCCGCGGGCCGAGGCGCTGGCCATTGCCCTGATGCTGCGCAACGCGGGCGAGGAGGGGCGCACGGCCGCGCTGGTCACCCCCGACCGCGATCTGGCCCGGCAGGTCACGGTTGCGCTGGATCGCTGGGGGATCGTGCCCGATGACAGCGCGGGGCGGCCGCTGGCGCTGTCGCCCCCGGGGCGGCTGCTGCGGCAGATCACCGGGCTGTTCGGCCAGCGTATTACGGGCGACCGGCTGCTGGCGCTGCTGAAACATCCGCTGGTGCATACCGGCGCCGGGCGGGGCGAGCATCTGCGCCTGACGCGCGATCTGGAACTGCACCTGCGCCGCAAGGGGCCGGCCTTTCCCGACCCCGGTTTCCTGCGCGGCTGGGGCGCGGCGCAGACGGCACCCGATTGGGGCAACTGGCTGGCCGATTGCATCGCCGGGCTGGATCAGGTGGGCACCCGGCCCCTGGCCGACCATCTGGCGCATCACCGCGCGCTGGCCGAGGGGCTGGCCGCCGGCCCGATGCCGGGCAGTGGCGAATTGTGGCTGGAAAACCCCGGAGAGGTTGCCGCCACCGCCTTTGCCGCGCTCGAATCCGAGGCGGCGCATGGCGGCGACCTGGCCCCGCATGATTACGCCGCGCTGTTCGATGCCGTCATCGCCGGACAAGAGGTGCGCGACGTGATCACGCCGCACCCTTTCCTGCGCATTCAGGGCAGCCGCGAGGCGCGCGAACTCGCCGCCGATCTGGTGATCATGGGGGGGCTGAACGACGGATCATGGCCGCAACTGCCCCCGCCCGACCCCTGGCTGAACCGCCAGATGCGGATGAAGGCGGGGTTGCTGCTGCCCGAACGCCGCATCGGCCTGTCGGCGCATGATTTCCAGCAGGCCATCGCCGCGCCGCAGGTGATCCTGACGCGCGCCGCCCGCAGCGACGAGGCGGAAAGCGTGCCCTCGCGCTGGTTGAACCGGCTGGTGAACCTGATGCAGGGGCTGCCCGACCGGCAGGGGCCGCAGGCGCTGGCTGCGATGCGGGCGCGCGGTGCGGAATGGCTGGACATGGCCCGCGCGCTGGAACGCCCGGCGCAGGATACCCCGCGCGCGCAACGCCCGGCCCCTGCCCCGCCCGCCGGGGCCCGGCCGCGCGAACTGCCGGTGACGGGGATCGAAACCCTGATCCGCGATCCCTATGCCATTTACGCGCGCGAAATCCTGCGGTTTCGCGCGCTGGATCCCTTGCGCGCCGAACCCGATGCCCGGTTGCGCGGATCGGTGCTGCACAAGGTGATGGAGGTGTTCGCCCGCAACGGCGACCGTTCGGTGCACGGCCTGCTGGCCGCCGCCGATACCGTGCTGGAAACCGAGGTGCCCTGGCCCGCCGCCCGCATCCTGTGGCGCCAGCGGATTGCGCGGGTTGCCGACTGGTTCCTGGCCTTCGAGGCCGACAATGCCGGCGCCCCCGTCCTGCTGGAAAGCGCCGGCGGGATCGAGGTGGCGGGAACCGGCTTTCGCCTGACCGCGCGGCCCGACCGGATCGACATGCTGGCCGATGGCCGCCTGCACCTTTACGATTACAAGACCGGCACCCCGCCCAGCCCCAAGCAGCAGCAGTATTTCAACCAGCAGCTGACGCTTCAGGCCGCGATGGCGCGCCTTGGCGGCTTTGGCCGTATCGGCCCGTCCGAGGTGGCGGCGGCCACCTATGTGGGTCTGGGATCGACCCCCAAGGCCGAACCCGTCGACGTGGCCGAGGAGGTGCTGGACAAGGCCTGGGCCGGGCTGGCGAAACTGATCGCCACCTATCTGGACCCGGCCACCGGCTATGCCGCCCGCCGCGCCATGCACAAGCACGGCTTTGGCAGCGACTATGACCAGCTGTCGCGCTTTGGCGAATGGACCATGGCCGACAGTGCCGTGCAGATGCCCGTCAGCAAGGAGGGCGAGGCATGA